From the genome of Psychrilyobacter atlanticus DSM 19335, one region includes:
- the efp gene encoding elongation factor P, translated as MKSADKLRAGSTFEVNGVPFLILKAERFQSTSGKRQRAPEITFKVKDLISGRINETTVKASDMMNDIMLDKQSMQFLYEDGGEYNFMNQETFEQIGLQKDDLDGAVNYLKEEVIIDILFYEGRPVGVELENHMVFKVTYTEPGLKGDTTGKALKSATIETGYELMVPLFIEMDELIRIDTRTGKYVERAK; from the coding sequence ATGAAATCGGCAGATAAATTAAGAGCAGGAAGTACATTTGAAGTAAATGGAGTACCATTTTTAATATTAAAGGCAGAAAGATTCCAATCAACATCAGGAAAGAGACAAAGAGCACCTGAGATCACTTTTAAAGTAAAGGATCTTATCAGTGGAAGAATCAACGAAACTACAGTAAAGGCATCTGATATGATGAATGACATCATGTTAGATAAGCAATCTATGCAATTTTTATATGAAGATGGTGGAGAATATAACTTCATGAATCAAGAAACATTTGAGCAAATTGGATTACAAAAAGATGACTTAGATGGTGCTGTAAACTACTTAAAGGAAGAAGTTATCATCGATATCTTATTCTATGAAGGAAGACCAGTAGGAGTAGAATTAGAAAACCATATGGTATTCAAAGTTACTTATACAGAGCCTGGATTAAAAGGTGATACTACAGGAAAAGCACTTAAATCTGCTACAATTGAAACTGGCTATGAATTAATGGTTCCATTATTTATTGAGATGGATGAATTAATCAGAATTGACACAAGAACAGGTAAATATGTAGAAAGAGCTAAGTAA
- the ybeY gene encoding rRNA maturation RNase YbeY — translation MEITVELTKGIEGYDEFIDLETVEDYIKTVIEDEYTNERDVYMSLLLTNNENIQAVNRDYRDKDQPTDVISFAYLDNEDDFQLGPYLTLGDIVISLERVEEQASDYNHSFKREFYYVLTHGILHLLGYDHIEDEDKKIMRKKEEEILKKHGYSRDI, via the coding sequence ATGGAAATAACTGTTGAATTAACTAAGGGAATAGAAGGGTATGATGAATTTATAGATTTAGAGACTGTAGAAGATTATATAAAAACTGTCATAGAGGATGAGTACACTAACGAAAGAGATGTTTATATGTCACTTTTACTTACCAATAATGAAAATATACAAGCTGTAAATAGAGATTACAGGGATAAAGATCAGCCTACAGATGTGATCTCATTTGCATATCTAGACAATGAAGATGACTTTCAATTAGGACCTTACTTGACTCTAGGTGATATAGTAATATCTTTAGAGAGGGTAGAAGAACAGGCCAGTGACTATAATCATAGTTTTAAAAGAGAGTTTTACTATGTATTGACACATGGTATCTTACACCTCCTGGGTTACGACCATATAGAGGATGAGGATAAAAAAATAATGAGAAAGAAAGAGGAAGAAATCCTAAAGAAACACGGATATAGCAGAGATATTTAA
- a CDS encoding diacylglycerol kinase produces the protein MTKKITKNGKFSESINYALEGIVTAIKTERNMRVHIFAGILVVILSLIFGVTGSDLKSLSFAISLVFFAELMNTAIEAAVDISTTRYHPLAKKAKDVAAGAVLVVSLNALVIGYIIFSKKLKKDTFEVFRLLKSSYVDTVLLIIFIVVIGVFIIKSYYKKGKLLHGGMPSGHSAVAFGLWVGVSYATENIVVTILTFGIALLVAQSRIEGRIHSPKEVMAGSILGTFVTYILLRLIF, from the coding sequence ATGACAAAAAAAATAACTAAAAATGGTAAATTTAGTGAAAGTATAAATTATGCTCTAGAGGGTATAGTTACAGCTATAAAAACAGAACGAAATATGAGGGTTCATATATTTGCCGGGATCTTAGTGGTTATATTGAGTCTTATATTTGGTGTAACAGGATCTGACCTGAAAAGCCTTTCTTTTGCTATATCCCTGGTGTTTTTTGCAGAACTTATGAATACCGCTATAGAAGCTGCAGTGGATATTAGTACAACTAGGTATCATCCACTGGCTAAAAAAGCCAAAGATGTAGCAGCTGGAGCGGTACTGGTGGTATCTCTCAATGCTCTGGTGATAGGTTATATAATTTTTAGTAAAAAATTAAAAAAAGATACTTTTGAGGTCTTTAGATTGTTGAAATCTTCCTATGTGGACACTGTTTTACTCATAATATTTATAGTGGTAATTGGAGTTTTTATAATTAAATCTTATTACAAAAAAGGAAAATTACTGCATGGAGGAATGCCCAGCGGGCATTCAGCAGTAGCTTTTGGACTCTGGGTAGGGGTATCTTATGCTACAGAAAATATAGTGGTAACAATACTAACTTTTGGAATAGCACTTTTAGTGGCTCAATCGAGGATTGAAGGCCGGATTCACTCTCCTAAAGAGGTTATGGCAGGAAGTATTTTAGGGACATTTGTTACCTATATTTTATTGAGATTGATATTTTAA
- a CDS encoding endonuclease/exonuclease/phosphatase family protein gives MKKILKLIVIFLTIGIFAFGSTAHIASFNTLHLGWKNDHRQEKIEGLASIISSFDLTGIQEVMKKDEVKKLTNELKAQTGVEWRYHISPYAVGSKKYREYFAYIYRTDRVKLLKKGKFYPEENRGKYFMREPYGAKFQMGDFKFTYVLVHSIFGKKKTERQLEGMQMIDVYDWFKEEYDKSDEENIVIIGGDFNIPSYDDAFSGFLKHSDVIVDAIPPNQKTTIGKSGLVSSYDHIFYPYELMQGWYTGRSGVLDFTDNNYREIRKVISDHLPVFIEVNTKRDEGE, from the coding sequence ATGAAAAAGATATTAAAATTAATAGTAATATTTCTGACTATTGGTATATTTGCCTTTGGATCAACAGCACATATTGCCAGTTTTAATACCCTTCATCTAGGATGGAAAAATGATCACAGGCAGGAAAAGATAGAGGGACTAGCTAGTATCATATCTTCCTTTGATCTGACAGGAATTCAAGAGGTTATGAAAAAAGATGAAGTGAAAAAACTGACCAATGAACTGAAAGCTCAGACAGGGGTAGAGTGGAGGTATCATATCTCTCCCTATGCAGTAGGAAGTAAGAAATACAGGGAATATTTTGCATATATCTATAGAACAGACAGGGTAAAACTCCTAAAAAAAGGTAAATTTTATCCAGAAGAAAACAGAGGAAAATACTTTATGAGAGAACCATATGGTGCTAAATTTCAAATGGGAGACTTTAAATTCACCTATGTTTTGGTACATTCAATATTTGGAAAGAAAAAAACTGAAAGGCAGCTAGAGGGCATGCAGATGATCGATGTATATGATTGGTTTAAAGAAGAATATGATAAAAGTGATGAAGAAAATATAGTTATAATTGGAGGAGATTTTAATATCCCTTCATATGATGATGCTTTTTCTGGATTCTTAAAGCATTCTGATGTGATTGTCGATGCAATACCTCCTAATCAAAAGACGACCATAGGAAAAAGTGGTCTGGTATCTAGTTATGATCACATCTTTTATCCCTATGAATTGATGCAAGGATGGTATACAGGAAGAAGTGGGGTATTAGATTTTACAGACAACAATTACAGGGAGATAAGAAAGGTAATTTCAGATCATCTACCTGTATTTATAGAGGTAAATACCAAAAGAGATGAGGGAGAATAG
- a CDS encoding Mbeg1-like protein, with translation MITELDYLVLSGLSYGDFKEEDIGFSLEEILFLNSESKKRLLSFPNEVWSYGGSEIFERTFHTFLCEWKIIGIMDDTYKQGTEKTGFYAIAFEKNKQIVISYRGTELSSFGEAYKDFIETDLLLGVDRKPKQLEQGVEFYKKMLKIEHESIALTGHSLGGGIAQYVALISDLEEYGIPKVYTWNAVGINKVGILSLEDFLEFDLIAERKCPSLRNNEVLYKRVKTYYYSYLLKLLKRNNYIKDKESIKKISKLEFKLELDEDAEKRLENIFTTTNKPLLPFFAKKEEQKNELVMSPKVFIDDFFNEDMIYEELTRARKFIKKFKKNNKYDEHIINFVHSEDFTITLYPHLGSTYAINKGLIRSDEKLHPLLKKMYAFTKSMRSYHMYQVFLPFFSFEGEDRGQIKKELSIDYIATEVRRVIYQEKNLSDEFLGFYYNGLELDSENYYKIKKTLLHGMGMTKADIKYLKESTLMIKRMNFEKFRELWKKVQNKVGSPYMKKDIYDLISFHERHK, from the coding sequence ATGATAACAGAATTAGATTATTTAGTTCTCAGTGGTCTTTCATATGGTGATTTTAAAGAGGAAGATATAGGATTTTCCTTGGAGGAAATCTTGTTTTTAAACAGTGAATCAAAAAAAAGGCTACTTTCTTTCCCCAATGAGGTTTGGTCCTATGGGGGAAGTGAGATATTTGAAAGAACATTCCATACTTTTTTATGTGAATGGAAAATCATAGGTATAATGGACGATACCTATAAACAGGGAACAGAAAAAACAGGCTTTTATGCTATAGCTTTTGAAAAAAATAAACAGATAGTTATCTCCTATAGGGGGACAGAACTCAGTTCATTTGGTGAAGCATATAAAGATTTTATAGAAACTGATCTTTTACTAGGTGTGGACAGAAAACCAAAACAATTAGAACAGGGAGTAGAATTTTATAAGAAAATGTTAAAGATAGAGCATGAAAGTATAGCTCTGACTGGACATTCCCTAGGGGGAGGAATAGCTCAATATGTTGCCTTGATCTCTGACTTAGAAGAGTATGGGATCCCAAAGGTTTACACGTGGAATGCTGTTGGAATCAATAAAGTTGGGATCTTAAGTTTAGAGGATTTTTTAGAATTTGATTTAATAGCAGAGAGGAAATGTCCGTCTCTAAGAAATAACGAAGTTCTGTATAAAAGGGTAAAAACTTATTACTACAGTTACCTTTTGAAACTTTTGAAAAGAAATAACTATATAAAAGATAAAGAGAGTATAAAAAAAATCTCTAAATTAGAGTTTAAACTGGAATTAGATGAAGATGCAGAGAAAAGGTTGGAAAATATATTTACAACAACTAATAAGCCTTTATTGCCCTTTTTTGCTAAAAAAGAAGAACAAAAAAATGAATTGGTAATGAGTCCTAAAGTTTTTATAGATGACTTCTTCAATGAAGATATGATCTATGAGGAGCTGACCAGGGCAAGGAAATTTATTAAGAAATTCAAAAAAAATAATAAATACGACGAACACATAATTAATTTTGTTCATTCAGAAGACTTTACAATTACACTTTATCCTCATTTGGGAAGTACATATGCAATAAATAAAGGACTGATTAGGTCAGATGAAAAACTACATCCCCTTTTAAAGAAGATGTATGCCTTTACCAAATCTATGAGAAGTTATCATATGTACCAAGTATTCTTACCTTTCTTTAGTTTTGAAGGGGAAGACAGGGGACAGATAAAAAAAGAATTAAGTATTGACTATATAGCTACTGAAGTTAGAAGAGTTATCTATCAGGAAAAGAACTTATCCGATGAATTTTTGGGATTTTATTATAATGGTTTAGAATTAGACAGTGAAAATTATTATAAAATTAAAAAAACTCTCCTCCATGGAATGGGAATGACCAAGGCGGATATAAAATATTTGAAGGAATCAACCCTAATGATAAAAAGGATGAACTTTGAAAAATTTAGAGAATTATGGAAAAAAGTTCAAAATAAGGTAGGGAGTCCCTATATGAAAAAAGATATATATGACCTGATAAGCTTTCATGAAAGACATAAATAA